Proteins encoded by one window of Cannabis sativa cultivar Pink pepper isolate KNU-18-1 chromosome 4, ASM2916894v1, whole genome shotgun sequence:
- the LOC115714886 gene encoding uncharacterized protein LOC115714886 isoform X2 produces MAFRSLKATQLREFEATLSNSPKDPIALEGAAVTLAELGEYTRAASLLENLTKEKPNDPDVLRLLGEVKYKLKDYDGSANAYESSAKVSKYLSFEVLRGRVNALLAAQKPYEAVRFLVATREDLTKENSNAKADRSTEDSEIQKLDPIQVDLLLGKAYSDWGHISDAVSVYDRIISSHPEDFRGYLAKGIILKENGNNGDAERMFIQEKKVL; encoded by the exons ATGGCCTTCCGGTCTCTGAAGGCT ACTCAACTGAGAGAATTCGAGGCAACACTGAGCAATTCCCCAAAAGACCCAATTGCTCTTGAG GGAGCTGCTGTAACTTTGGCTGAGTTAGGAGAATATACTCGGGCGGCATCTTTGCTTGAGAACTTGACAAAG GAGAAGCCAAATGACCCTGATGTTTTGCGTTTGCTTGGAGAAGTTAAATATAAACTAAAGGATTATGACGGAAGCGCTAATGCATATGAAAGTTCTGCAAAG GTGTCTAAGTATCTCAGTTTTGAAGTTCTACGAGGCCGAGTAAATGCATTACTTGCTGCTCAGAAACCATATGAG gCTGTACGGTTCCTAGTTGCTACCCGAGAAGACCTAACTAAGGAAAACTCAAATGCAAAAGCTGACAGAAGTACTGAGGACTCAGAAATACAGAAATTAGATCCTATTCAA GTTGATTTACTTCTGGGGAAAGCCTATTCAGATTGGGGTCATATTAGTGATGCTGTATCTGTCTATGATCGGATTATCTCTAGCCACCCTGAAGACTTTCGCGGTTACTTGGCAAAG GGAattattttgaaggaaaatgggAACAATGGAGATGCAGAGAGGATGTTCATACAA GAAAAAAAAGTGTTATAG
- the LOC115714886 gene encoding uncharacterized protein LOC115714886 isoform X1 translates to MAFRSLKATQLREFEATLSNSPKDPIALEGAAVTLAELGEYTRAASLLENLTKEKPNDPDVLRLLGEVKYKLKDYDGSANAYESSAKVSKYLSFEVLRGRVNALLAAQKPYEAVRFLVATREDLTKENSNAKADRSTEDSEIQKLDPIQVDLLLGKAYSDWGHISDAVSVYDRIISSHPEDFRGYLAKGIILKENGNNGDAERMFIQARFFAPENAKVLVDRYSRR, encoded by the exons ATGGCCTTCCGGTCTCTGAAGGCT ACTCAACTGAGAGAATTCGAGGCAACACTGAGCAATTCCCCAAAAGACCCAATTGCTCTTGAG GGAGCTGCTGTAACTTTGGCTGAGTTAGGAGAATATACTCGGGCGGCATCTTTGCTTGAGAACTTGACAAAG GAGAAGCCAAATGACCCTGATGTTTTGCGTTTGCTTGGAGAAGTTAAATATAAACTAAAGGATTATGACGGAAGCGCTAATGCATATGAAAGTTCTGCAAAG GTGTCTAAGTATCTCAGTTTTGAAGTTCTACGAGGCCGAGTAAATGCATTACTTGCTGCTCAGAAACCATATGAG gCTGTACGGTTCCTAGTTGCTACCCGAGAAGACCTAACTAAGGAAAACTCAAATGCAAAAGCTGACAGAAGTACTGAGGACTCAGAAATACAGAAATTAGATCCTATTCAA GTTGATTTACTTCTGGGGAAAGCCTATTCAGATTGGGGTCATATTAGTGATGCTGTATCTGTCTATGATCGGATTATCTCTAGCCACCCTGAAGACTTTCGCGGTTACTTGGCAAAG GGAattattttgaaggaaaatgggAACAATGGAGATGCAGAGAGGATGTTCATACAA GCACGGTTCTTCGCGCCGGAGAATGCCAAGGTACTTGTGGATCGCTATTCCAGAAGATGA
- the LOC115713388 gene encoding mitogen-activated protein kinase kinase kinase 20-like, with the protein MKMKRMVMEYRSEKGTFVIKYNKRQREDEDSINNKRSKYGGWVKEKLLGRGGFGCVNLIKFKEPRPPHYKDLPELLAVKSALNDTCSKDLVREMKVYESLGSSPFIVKCYGQLDNYNKGEVNMAMEYASGGSLASAIESKNNGDGLSEWEVKAHTCSILKGLEFIHGKGFVHCDLKPANILLVADDDDDSPYSVDGFVAKIADFGLAKTSSVRSNTGDDECMRRSKVGGTLYYLSPEALLENTQEEASDIWAVGCVVLQMLTGLVLPWYDNPTENRLFQKIISIDTPCSGLPSDWLSKNAWDFLFKCFTMNPNNRPSAHMLLNHPFLLSEDDQENDQQINHNDIDADEDHANDGDSDGDGDSDGDGDGDGDGDGDGEDSEDVDDGNDDEEEYEDDDDDEQPPFYDSWFSSSP; encoded by the coding sequence atgaagaTGAAGAGAATGGTAATGGAATATCGTTCAGAGAAAGGTActtttgtaataaaatataataagagACAAAGAGAAGATGAAGATTCTATAAATAATAAACGTAGCAAGTATGGTGGATGGGTGAAGGAAAAGTTACTCGGAAGGGGAGGTTTTGGATGTGTTAACTTGATTAAGTTTAAAGAACCTCGACCACCGCACTATAAAGATTTGCCTGAGCTTTTGGCAGTAAAATCTGCACTAAATGATACTTGTTCAAAGGATCTAGTTAGGGAGATGAAAGTGTATGAGTCTCTTGGTTCCAGTCCTTTCATTGTTAAGTGCTACGGTCAATTAGATAATTATAATAAAGGGGAGGTAAATATGGcgatggagtatgcatcaggtGGGTCATTGGCTAGTGCGATCGAGAGTAAGAATAATGGAGATGGATTGAGTGAGTGGGAAGTGAAGGCACACACTTGCTCCATTCTTAAAGGGCTTGAGTTTATTCATGGAAAGGGTTTTGTGCATTGTGATTTGAAACCCGCAAACATTCTACTGGtggctgatgatgatgatgatagtcCTTATAGCGTCGATGGTTTTGTGGCGAAGATTGCTGATTTTGGTCTGGCTAAGACTAGTAGTGTTAGGAGTAATACTGGTGATGATGAGTGCATGAGGAGGTCAAAGGTTGGAGGAACTCTGTATTATCTTTCTCCCGAAGCTTTATTAGAAAATACTCAAGAAGAGGCGAGTGATATTTGGGCAGTTGGGTGTGTGGTTTTGCAAATGTTGACTGGACTAGTGCTGCCATGGTATGATAACCCCACCGAAAATCGCCTTTTCCAAAAGATAATTAGTATAGACACTCCGTGTAGTGGTTTACCTTCGGATTGGCTTTCCAAGAATGCTTGGGATTTCTTGTTCAAGTGCTTTACTATGAACCCTAATAATAGACCTTCTGCTCACATGTTACTAAACCATCCCTTTCTTCTCTCAGAAGATGACCAAGAAAATGATCAACAAATAAATCACAATGATATTGACGCTGATGAAGATCATGCTAATGATGGTGATAGTGATGGTGATGGTGATAGTGATGGTGATGGTGATGGTGATGGTGATGGTGATGGTGATGGTGAAGACTCTGAAGACGTCGACGATGGtaatgatgatgaagaagaatacGAGGACGACGATGATGATGAGCAGCCTCCCTTTTATGATTCTTGGTTTAGCAGTAGTCCCTGA